Proteins from a single region of Urocitellus parryii isolate mUroPar1 chromosome 4, mUroPar1.hap1, whole genome shotgun sequence:
- the Catsperz gene encoding cation channel sperm-associated auxiliary subunit zeta, with amino-acid sequence MEERPLKASSKSSQRRGSEKLSPHPDIRNLWTMASLSETQMNVPLSQVCNKYYEEVTVPGDKTRRRASLKGRWKDDGESLSLRDKVSFKTENMELSSGTSQQNHVDENTNSELESSSSVSVISFSKHMPHRAYWAEQQNRLPLPLMELMENEALEILTKALKSYRSVIGRDHFMTKELQRYVEGLRRRRNKRLYCTFQ; translated from the exons ATGGAGGAAAGGCCTTTAAAA GCGTCGTCCAAGTCTTCACAACGCCGCGGCTCCGAGAAGCTGAGCCCCCACCCCGACATTCGGAATTTGTGGACCATGGCCTCGCTGTCCGAGACACAAATGAACGTGCCGCTGTCCCAGGTCTGCAACAAATACTATGAGGAGGTCACAGTCCCGGGCGACAAAACTCGCCGGCGGGCCAGCTTGAAGGGCCGCTGGAAGGACGATGGAGAGTCCCTTTCTCTGAGGGACAAGGTCAGCTTCAAGACAGAGAATATGGAATTGAGCTCTGGCACCTCCCAGCAAAACCATGTGGATGAGAATACCAATTCCGAGTTAG aaaGCTCTTCCTCAGTATCAGTGATCAGTTTCTCGAAGCACATGCCCCATCGAGCCTACTGGGCAGAGCAACAGAACAGG CTTCCGCTGCCCCTGATGGAACTCATGGAGAATGAAGCTCTGGAAATCCTCACCAAAGCCCTCAAGA GCTACCGGTCCGTGATCGGCAGGGACCATTTCATGACTAAAGAGCTGCAGCGATACGTCGAGGGGCTCAGGAGGCGCAGGAATAAGAGGCTGTACTGCACTTTTCAGTGA